ACGGAAATATTATTAGTATAACAGACAACAAACCAAATACAATTCATGAGTGATATTATGGATAAAAAATCCTTAAAAATCGGATCGGTAATGTTGATAATGCTTTTCTCATTTGTGGGAAATTACGCATTCACGTTTACTGAAGATGTAAGTGATTACGTGATTTTAAACATTAATAAGGTAAATCAAGATCCCGATCCTGCAATCGCAGGAGATGTATTCGACCTTAGAATAAGTATTGAAAATGATGGTGGAGAAGGTGAAGGAGATTTCATTGTAGAAATTGAACCAAGTTACCCCTTTGAAGAAGTAAATGGCGAAGATTTAACACAAACTATTGGAATTATAGAAGGATATGAAGATTCAAATGATGCAATAATTGCAAAATTTAAATTAAGAGTTAATGAAGATGCGACAGCAGGAGATTACCCAATAGAAGTCCACATTTACAAAGAAGGAGAAGATTCATCTTCAGGATATACTAAAGAAATTACCGTAACTGTAGGAAATGAAGAAAGTGCAGAAGTTAGCTTGGATGCTGATGAAGTAGTGGCAGGAGATAAAACCAATATTACATTCACCGTAGAAAATACCGGTTCTGCACCAATTAAAAACCTTGAATTTTCATGGGAAAGTGAAAACAATGCAATACTTCCATTAGGTTCAGGAAACGTAAAAACAATTTCATACATTGGTGTTGGAAGTAGTGTTGATGTAACATACACAGTACTTGCAAGTACCGATGTGGAACCTGGAATTTATGAATTAACCATGAATTTAAACTATGATGATTCATTAAGTGGAACTACTGAAAGCGTAGAACATATTGGCGGAATTTTAGTACTTGGAAAAACCGACTTTGAAGTTAGTTATTCTGGAGAAGATAGTGGCGAATACACCCTTACTGTAATGAATGTTGGAAAAAGTGACGTTAATTCAGTAATCGTTTCAATTCCAGACCAAGATGCATGGAGTATTTCTGGAGTTAGTACCTCCATTATCGGAAATCTAGATGGTGGAGATTACACATTCTCAAACTTCGAATTATCAACCACGAACAGTAACGCTCCACTTATCGTTGAAATAACATACACGTCACCAGAAGGAGATAGGGTAACAATTCAAAAAGAAGTGGAAATGCCAAGTACAACTTCGCAAGTTATGAGTATGAATTCTGATGAATCAGGTGCTCCACAAGACTTTGCAGGAGGCCCCGGCGGAAATAGAAATCCACTTTCAACAATTCAAAATTCAATAACTTCAGCAATACCCTATGTTATTGGAGGACTTGTAGCACTTGCTGCAATTATAGTAGTTGTATATAAAATAATTAAAAGAAAAAAATTAGCTAAACAAAATAAAACCGAATAAGGGTTGATAATTTATGAAACCCTTAAAATTATTTAATATGGCATCTAAAATGGTAAAATCCAGTAAATTACGTAGCTGGATTACCATTTTGGGTATTGTCATTGGAATTGCATCAGTTATCGCAATCATATCTGCTGGAGACTATCTTTCAACCTCAGTCAGCAGTCAACTTGACGACATGGTAAGTGATGAAATAACACTTACTGCATCAGCCTCACCAGGTAGTGATGATGACGATGATCCCGAACTAACAAAGATGGATGTACTGATTCTAAACGGGATATCGGATATAGAGTACGTGGATGTGCGGGTTTCGACCAAGAATGAAATAAGTTTTGCAGGAGGTCATGAAACTGCAACAATTACCGGAGTCGACCCTGCAGTGTGGTCGCAGATGACTGATGAAGAATTATATGCAGGAAGGCTTTTACAGGCCAGTGACTCAAACGCAGTGGTTATTTCATACTATACTGCAACAGAAGCGTTTGATAGAGAAATTGGAATAAACCAAGTAATAAGCATTGGTAATAAACAGTTCAAAGTCGTTGGAATACTCGAAGAAGACGAAACACAAGGCTTTGGTAGAATGGGTGGTATGAGCTCAAATACTGTCTACATGCCATATGAAGCAGTATACACGTTAGAATTAGATGAAGATGCATCATATTCAATTCAAGAAAAAGAAGAAGGAGTATATGATGAAATAATCTTTACGCTGTATGAAGATGTGAATCAAACCACTGCACTTGAAAACATTGAAGAAAAATTGATGATGTCAAGACACGTTAATGAAAACACAATTGACTTCTCATTAAGAACTCCAAATAGCCCAGAAGGGCCTGAAGAGATAATTTCGATGCTTACAACGTTCCTTTCAGCTATTGCAGGAATTTCATTGATTGTTGGTGTTACAGGTATTTCAAATACCATGTTTACAACAGTTCTTGAAAAAACCCGAGAAATTGGAATAATGAAAGCAATTGGTGCCAAAAACAAAGACATAATGCTGCTGTTTGTCTTTAACTCTGCAATCATTGGACTTGTTGGAGGAATTTTGGGACTTATACTTGGTACCATAATTTCCCAGATAATAGTCTGGTTTATTGCATCGAGCATGGATAGCAGCTATGAGTTTGTACTGAGTATCAGCTCCGTTGTAATTGCGATTGGATCTTCACTTGCAGCTGGAATTATTGCAGGAATCATCCCAGCATACAATGCTTCAAAATTAAAGCCTGTAGATGCTTTAAGAAGCGAATAATTTTCTTTTTTAAATTTTTTTAAATATTTTAATCATTTTTAAGCATAATTATATAGTTTTCAAAAACCAGATATTAATCTATAGATTTTATTTTAGGGGACTTGGAAAAAATGACATTTTTTAAAGGTTTTAAGGAAGATTACTTCGGACTTACCGATTTGGAAGTAAAAAAATACCAAGAAACTTACGGAAAAAATGAATTACTCCAGAAAAAGAAAAAAACATTCTTAAGTCGTATTTTAAAGATATTTTCTGAACCGATGTTTGTACTTTTATTTATTGCTGCTTTTGTTTATTTTTTCCTTGGTGAACCCCGTGATGGATTAATAATGGTTATTTCCGTTGTTTTTATCTGTGCAATTGAATTTTTCCAGGAATGGAGGACCGATAGAACATTGCAGGCGTTAAAGGATTTATCATCCCCCAAATCAACCGTCATTAGAAACGGAAAAATGATGACGATAGATAGTAATGAATTAACTGTAGATGATCTTTTAATTCTAAAAGAAGGGGAAAAAATAGCTGCTGACGGAATTATTATTGAAAATTATGGATTAGGAGTAAATGAATCCACCTTAACCGGAGAATCTGATGTTGTGTGGAAAAAAATTGATTTAGATACGGAAGAAAATTCAGAACACTGGCAAAAGAATATCTGCTATGCAGGAACGTCAGTAACCCAAGGGCGAGCCGTTATTAAAATACTAAATGTAGGTTCAAAAACTGAATATGGAAAAATTGGAAAAGATATTTTTTCAGTCAATTCTATGCCCGCCCCACTTGAAAAACAGACGAAAGAACTTGTAAAATACTCTGCAATAGCCGCTTTTTTCATGCTATTATTGATCGTATTTGTTAATTTTTATTATATGGGAAGTGTAACGGATAGTATTTTATCAGGCGTAACTGTTGCAATGGCAATTATACCTGAAGAATTCCCAGTAATTTTAACAGTTTTTCTTGCAATGGGAGCCTGGAGGCTTGCGAATAAAAATTCACTGATTAGAAGAATTCCTGCAGTTGAAACACTCGGTTCAATATCAGTTTTGTGCGTTGATAAAACAGGAACCCTCACAAAAAACCAGATGGAAGTAAAAGAAATATTTTTTGATTCAAAATTTAATGAAAATGAACTTATGACTTTTGCTTCTTTAGCATCAGAAACTGAAGCATATGACCCGATGGAAAAAGCAATTCTGGCGTATTCAAAGTCTATTGGAATAAATATAGATGAATTATTTGATGGCTGTCTTTTGCATGAATATCCATTTAGTTCGGAAACCCAAATGATGGGAAACGTATGGGATAAAGATGATAAAAAATTTATCGCTTCAAAAGGTTCTTTTGAAAATATTACAAATCTATGTGACTTAAATGAATCCGAAAAATTAAATTTAGAAAAAAAATTAATTGAAATGGCAAAAAAAGGATACCGGGTAATTGCCGTTGCAAGAAAAATGAATGTAACAGACATTAACCAACAATTAGATGAATATACCCTTGAATTTGTGGGATTAATTGGTTTGATGGATCCACCAAGAGAAGGAGTTTCAAAAGCCATGAAAATATGTAATGATGCAGGGATTAGAGTTGTAATGCTTACGGGAGACAATGGAACTACTGCAAAATCAATTGCAAAAGCGATCGGGATAAAAAACAGCGAAAATGTGCTTACTGGAAAAGAAATAGATTCGATGAGTGATGAAGAACTCTTGGAAAAAATAAAAGTAACAAACATATTTTCAAGAGTAATTCCAAGACATAAATTAAAAATCATTAAAGCGTTTAAAGAACTCGGTGAAATTGTTGCGATGACGGGTGATGGCGTAAATGATGCACCTGCACTAAAATATGCAGATATTGGGGTTTCGATGGGTAAACGAGGTACCGAAGTTGCAAAAGAAGCATCTGACATGATTTTACTTGATGATAATTTTGAAACCATTGTTGAAACAATACATGACGGAAGAAGAATTTACGATAATATAAAAAAAGCAATAGGTTATGTTTTTGTTATTCACATTCCAGTATTTTTAACTGCACTTTTTGCGCCACTATTTAAATTACCGCTCCTACTTCTTCCAATAAACGTGGTTTTAATGGAATTTATTATCGATCCAACCTGCTCAATCGTATTTGAAAGACAGCCTGCAGAAAAAGGTATCATGCTTAGAAAACCAAGAATACCTAACGAACCGATTTTGGATTATAATCTTCTATTCAAGGCAGTAATTCAGGGTTTTTCAATTTTTGCATTTGCATTTGGCTCTTATGTTTATTTACTACATCAGGGATGTAGAACGGATCTTGCAAGGACTTTTGCATTTGTAATTCTTATTGCATCTAATTTCTTCCTTGTATATGTTAACCAATCAGAAATAGACTCAGTATTTTCGGCATTTGGAAAATTCAAAAAGGATATAGTTCTCTGGCTTGTAAATATCGGAATATTTGGGGGAATTTTAATAATGCTCTATGTTCCATCGGCAACAGTAATTGCGAAAACAGTTCCACTTACTGA
This DNA window, taken from Methanococcus maripaludis, encodes the following:
- a CDS encoding COG1361 S-layer family protein, whose amino-acid sequence is MDKKSLKIGSVMLIMLFSFVGNYAFTFTEDVSDYVILNINKVNQDPDPAIAGDVFDLRISIENDGGEGEGDFIVEIEPSYPFEEVNGEDLTQTIGIIEGYEDSNDAIIAKFKLRVNEDATAGDYPIEVHIYKEGEDSSSGYTKEITVTVGNEESAEVSLDADEVVAGDKTNITFTVENTGSAPIKNLEFSWESENNAILPLGSGNVKTISYIGVGSSVDVTYTVLASTDVEPGIYELTMNLNYDDSLSGTTESVEHIGGILVLGKTDFEVSYSGEDSGEYTLTVMNVGKSDVNSVIVSIPDQDAWSISGVSTSIIGNLDGGDYTFSNFELSTTNSNAPLIVEITYTSPEGDRVTIQKEVEMPSTTSQVMSMNSDESGAPQDFAGGPGGNRNPLSTIQNSITSAIPYVIGGLVALAAIIVVVYKIIKRKKLAKQNKTE
- a CDS encoding ABC transporter permease — encoded protein: MKPLKLFNMASKMVKSSKLRSWITILGIVIGIASVIAIISAGDYLSTSVSSQLDDMVSDEITLTASASPGSDDDDDPELTKMDVLILNGISDIEYVDVRVSTKNEISFAGGHETATITGVDPAVWSQMTDEELYAGRLLQASDSNAVVISYYTATEAFDREIGINQVISIGNKQFKVVGILEEDETQGFGRMGGMSSNTVYMPYEAVYTLELDEDASYSIQEKEEGVYDEIIFTLYEDVNQTTALENIEEKLMMSRHVNENTIDFSLRTPNSPEGPEEIISMLTTFLSAIAGISLIVGVTGISNTMFTTVLEKTREIGIMKAIGAKNKDIMLLFVFNSAIIGLVGGILGLILGTIISQIIVWFIASSMDSSYEFVLSISSVVIAIGSSLAAGIIAGIIPAYNASKLKPVDALRSE
- a CDS encoding HAD-IC family P-type ATPase, with the protein product MTFFKGFKEDYFGLTDLEVKKYQETYGKNELLQKKKKTFLSRILKIFSEPMFVLLFIAAFVYFFLGEPRDGLIMVISVVFICAIEFFQEWRTDRTLQALKDLSSPKSTVIRNGKMMTIDSNELTVDDLLILKEGEKIAADGIIIENYGLGVNESTLTGESDVVWKKIDLDTEENSEHWQKNICYAGTSVTQGRAVIKILNVGSKTEYGKIGKDIFSVNSMPAPLEKQTKELVKYSAIAAFFMLLLIVFVNFYYMGSVTDSILSGVTVAMAIIPEEFPVILTVFLAMGAWRLANKNSLIRRIPAVETLGSISVLCVDKTGTLTKNQMEVKEIFFDSKFNENELMTFASLASETEAYDPMEKAILAYSKSIGINIDELFDGCLLHEYPFSSETQMMGNVWDKDDKKFIASKGSFENITNLCDLNESEKLNLEKKLIEMAKKGYRVIAVARKMNVTDINQQLDEYTLEFVGLIGLMDPPREGVSKAMKICNDAGIRVVMLTGDNGTTAKSIAKAIGIKNSENVLTGKEIDSMSDEELLEKIKVTNIFSRVIPRHKLKIIKAFKELGEIVAMTGDGVNDAPALKYADIGVSMGKRGTEVAKEASDMILLDDNFETIVETIHDGRRIYDNIKKAIGYVFVIHIPVFLTALFAPLFKLPLLLLPINVVLMEFIIDPTCSIVFERQPAEKGIMLRKPRIPNEPILDYNLLFKAVIQGFSIFAFAFGSYVYLLHQGCRTDLARTFAFVILIASNFFLVYVNQSEIDSVFSAFGKFKKDIVLWLVNIGIFGGILIMLYVPSATVIAKTVPLTEKQLFAALLLSGVSTLWWELVKLLKRIKLKK